A region from the Sphaerodactylus townsendi isolate TG3544 linkage group LG01, MPM_Stown_v2.3, whole genome shotgun sequence genome encodes:
- the LOC125431299 gene encoding basic proline-rich protein-like, producing PPPPPPPTPPPPHPPPPPPPPPPTPPPPHPPPPPPPPPPTPPPPHPPPPPPPPPPTPPPPHPPPPPPPPPPTPPPPHPPPPPPPPPPTPPPPHPPPPPPPPPPTPPPPHPPPPPPPPPPTPPPPHPPPPPPPPPPTPPPPHPPPPPPPPPPTPPPPHPPPPPPPPPPTPPPPHPPPPPPPPPPTPPPPHPPPPPPPPPPTPPPPHPPPPPPPPPPTPPPPHPPPPPPPPPPTPPPPHPPPPPPPPPPTPPPPHPPPPPPPPPPTPPPPHPPPPPPPPPPTPPPPHPPPPPPPPPPTPPPPHPPPPPPPPPPTPPPPHPPPPPPPPPPTPPPPHPPPPPPPPPPTPPPPHPPPPPPPPPPTPPPPHPPPPP from the coding sequence cacccccccccccccccacccccccccccccccacccccccccccccccacccccccccccccccacccccccccccccccacccccccccccccccacccccccccccccccacccccccccccccccacccccccccccccccacccccccccccccccacccccccccccccccacccccccccccccccacccccccccccccccacccccccccccccccacccccccccccccccacccccccccccccccacccccccccccccccacccccccccccccccacccccccccccccccacccccccccccccccacccccccccccccccacccccccccccccccacccccccccccccccacccccccccccccccacccccccccccccccacccccccccccccccacccccccccccccccacccccccccccccccacccccccccccccccacccccccccccccccacccccccccccccccacccccccccccccccacccccccccccccccacccccccccccccccacccccccccccccccacccccccccccccccacccccccccccccccacccccccccccccccacccccccccccccccacccccccccccccccacccccccccccccccacccccccccccccccacccccccccccccccacccccccccccccccacccccccccccccccacccccccccccccccacccccccccccccccacccccccccccccccacccccccccccccccacccccccccccccccacccccccccccccccacccccccccccccccacccccccccccccccacccccccccccccccacccccccccccccccacccccccccccccccacccccccccccccccacccccccccccccccacccccccccccccccacccccccccccccccacccccccccccccccacccccccccccccccacccccccccccccccacccccccccccccccacccccccccccccccacccccccccccccccacccccccccccccccacccccccccccccccaccccccccccccccca